A section of the Parasteatoda tepidariorum isolate YZ-2023 chromosome 6, CAS_Ptep_4.0, whole genome shotgun sequence genome encodes:
- the LOC139425832 gene encoding uncharacterized protein: MTAYRMKLQYQWHDKPSSGGHTSITKKIHHPTLLMPSDCMERKYVFERPFEVVLPTREEWDNNTIDTKNDDLIWYTDGSMKGSLSGLGVCGLSPGFNFFEGLGEYATVFQAERQSSSLDGSLLISSQIKNCSGMQESPKRNKIILISVPRHMGINGNERADELAKQGSFFNLIGTEPFCGINMKATKKAVLKWEKQEMNKVWHNSPGQKHAKSMISSPSSKIASVILRLPRLKIQSIVGFITGHYHFRKYLHRLGLFEQEPICRKCGEAVESAHHILYECDALTLTRLTILGNPYPKELHLNSIKGMSDYINKVGDPRQWN, encoded by the exons ATGACTGCATATAGAATGAAATTGCAATATCAATGGCATGACAAGCCCTCTTCTGGAGGTCATACCAGTATTACTAAGAAAATTCACCATCCAACTCTCCTTATGCCTTCTGACTGCATGGAGAGAAAGTACGTGTTTGAAAGACCATTTGAAGTAGTTCTTCCTACCAGAGAAGAATGGGATAACAACACGATCGATACAAAAAATGATGATCTAATCTGGTATACCGATGGATCAATGAAAGGTAGCCTCTCAGGACTGGGGGTCTGTGGCTTGTCACCAGGATTCAACTTTTTTGAAGGTCTTGGGGAATATGCTACTGTCTTTCAGGCGGAG CGACAATCAAGCAGCCTTGATGGCTCTTTACTCATTTCAAgtcaaatcaaaaattgttctgGAATGCAAGAATCTcctaaaaggaataaaatcattcttattTCGGTACCAAGGCATATGGGAATTAATGGTAACGAAAGAGCTGATGAACTCGCAAAACAGGGATCCTTTTTCAATCTAATAGGAACGGAGCCCTTCTGTGGAATCAATATGAAGGCTACAAAGAAGGCTGTCCTAAAATGGGAAAAACAGGAGATGAACAAAGTTTGGCACAATTCTCCTGGACAAAAACATGCTAAAAGCATGATCAGCAGCCCTTCTTCAAAAATTGCTTCTGTAATTCTTAGGCTCCCAAGATTGAAGATTCAATCAATTGTAGGCTTCATCACTGGGCACTATCATTTCAGGAAATATCTACATAGATTAGGACTTTTCGAACAAGAACCAATATGTCGGAAATGCGGTGAAGCGGTAGAATCAGCACATCACATCCTATACGAATGTGATGCCCTCACCCTCACGCGTCTCACTATCTTAGGCAATCCATATCCTAAAGAGCTTCACCTTAATTCCATTAAGGGAATGTCAGACTATATAAACAAAGTAGGCGACCCAAGACAATGGAACTAG
- the LOC107451151 gene encoding zinc finger protein 271-like, which translates to MIKHGSVQTGEKPFSCSTCNKSFSNRSSLTQHYHVHTGEKPYSCSLCNKSFSQKGKLTEHNRVHTGEKPYSCSLCDMSFLHGSRLKEHFRVHSGEKPYSCSICNRKYARKSHLMRHRIVHTNEKPDSCSNKGISSKSDLTMRSRVHTSAKPYSCCICNKNFSCKKYLLLHFRVHTGEKPYSCSICSKNFSQNSNLNKHSRVHTGERPYSCSICNKNFSLKRYLTSHFCVYNGEKPYSCSICNESFSLKDNLTEHSRVHTGEKRYSCSICNKSFSHRSKLTEHCRVHTGERPYSCSICNKSFTQKGLLMRHSRVHTGEKPYLCSICNKSFSRDSHLKRHSIVHTREKPDSCS; encoded by the coding sequence ATGATTAAACACGGTAGTGTTCAAACTGGGGAGAAACCCTTTTCTTGTAGTacatgtaataagagtttttcaaacCGAAGTAGTCTTACTCAACACTATcatgttcatactggtgagaaaccatattcttgtagtttatgtaacaagagtttttcacaaaaaggtAAGCTAACTGAACACAATCGTGTTCACACTGGGGAGAAACCTTATTCATGTAGTTTGTGTGATATGAGTTTTTTACATGGAAGTCGTCTGAAAGAACACTTTCGTGTTCACTCTGgggagaaaccttattcttgtagtatatgtaataggAAATATGCACGCAAAAGTCATTTGATGAGACACCGCATTGTTCATACTAATGAAAAACCTGATTCTTGTAGTAATAAGGGCATTTCATCTAAGAGTGATCTGACTATGCGTAGTCGTGTTCATACTAGTGCAAAGCCTTATTCTTGttgtatatgtaataagaatttttcatgcaaaaaatatctacttttGCACTTtcgtgttcatactggagagaaaccttattcttgtagtatatgtagtAAGAATTTCTCACAAAATAGTAATCTGAATAAACACAGTCGTGTTCACACTGGCGAGagaccttattcttgtagtatatgtaataagaatttttcactCAAAAGATATCTGACTTCGCACTTTTGTGTTTATAATGGAGAGAAACCTTATTCCTGTAGTATATGtaatgaaagtttttcattaaaagataaTCTGACTGAACACAGTCGTGTTCACACTGGAGAGAAGcgttattcttgtagtatatgtaataagagtttttcacataGAAGTAAGCTGACTGAACACTGCCGTGTTCACACTGGTGAGagaccttattcttgtagtatatgtaataagagttttacaCAAAAAGGTCTTCTGATGAGACACAGTCGTGTAcacactggtgagaaaccttatctgtgtagtatatgtaataagagtttttcacgcGACAGTCATCTGAAGAGACACAGCATTGTTCATACTAGAGAGAAACCTGATTCTTGTAGTTAA